From the Gossypium hirsutum isolate 1008001.06 chromosome A02, Gossypium_hirsutum_v2.1, whole genome shotgun sequence genome, the window ttatttattaagacctaaaatattgttttattattttttaaaaaaattcggttTAATTAACGGTTAATGATTTTAAAGCTTTGGTTAATTTAGTTAGTAGTAGTTTGGTTCAATTATTAACCAAACCGACCATTTGAACATCTCTACTACTAAAGCTAATTGAGTCTTAGCTTTGTTAACATTGGCATTATTGAGGGTTTGGGTTTGAATGTGCTCACATATattttatcctcttatttaagggaattataagtaattttaagtGTTATATCAAAAAGAAAAACTCTATCATTAAAGTTGTCACCAAATTCAATGTAATTGTAGAAGTTAAACTTTTAAAGGTTTTtctataataaaagaaaaaaaaacttttaaaggTTTTACTTATCATACAACAATGAAATGTGAGGCTTTTTTTTAAATGTAGCATGATAAATTGGTGACACTAAATTGAAGTGTgattatataaaatgttaaatttaaatgttaaattggcCGCACCAAATTAAATGCTTTTCAACTTGTGATTTATTTGTGTATTATGTCTGTTccttttaaagttaaatttaaatagtctttaaaaatataaaaataataaaaataaactcttctcatttttaatatattttaaataataaatttaaaaaattatataaaattcttatttaaattactcAAATATATCCCTCAAATTCTTTAATTAAAcgaaaaaagtattttttttccaatttttccctttttatatatcttgaatttttttaaaatttcttaatttttaaaaattttaaatatttttgaattaataaaacatctctttaatttttattaattttaaattttttaaaagatttaaaaacacataaattgtaatttaaatttatacGTTAACGTAGTTACAAATTTTGTATACGTGGAGCTCCACCATGTGAGCAAATATTGTTAACCATTAATCAAcaagttaatatatatttatatttaaaaataatttaaataatactaataaatactTGCCTAATTTTTCACCaaccttaattaatttcaaaaaagcGAAAATAGTCAACAATGGCTCTTCAGACATCCTTTAATCCATAGTGacaaaaaagttttaattttttatgtaagaaTTTAGAAAGCTTTcgtctaaaaatatttttaaccacATAAAAGCGTGCCaatatatttaattgaaattaaaataaaataaaataaaatgttctTCTCAagccaaaaattatttttctaaagaGTGACTAAAAAACGTTCAATGCACAATAAATGATCAAAAAAAAAAGCCTCAGAAAAAAAAAATCGTcgcttatgtatatatattttcttattcttttcaCCGATGCTTTGAGATTGGTGATTTTTTCTCAATCGAATGAACTTTGAATCGGGTAGGTGTGTTTTCCGATCATCGGAATATGatcatttatcaaataaaacGATGCTTTGTTACCTCATCAGTAACTCAAATTAtgatcatcttttaatttttcattgatctattttttaaaatttagattgtaATTGGGGATACTGATAGATTGAATTCAAGTTCTGCGGTTTTACTTGCTGGGTTAATTTTGGAACCTGaactgttttatttttaattgattttttttctttttgttgcagaaTTTTGATTATTGCTATTGTCAAATTTGATAGTTGAGATTATAAGGTacgattttctttttctttttctttctaatatctaatatgaaattatcactatttttaatttactaGTGAATGATCTAATGAGCTTATTATGTAattgtttcaaattttaattttggattttgaatTGTGTTTCTGATTGGGTTTGGTGAATGGGTCATTGGATAGTTTAGTTTTTTGCATTGTGTGCTATGATTTGATATTGTTGTTCATTCCCAATGCAGCTTAAAAATGGCGTCAATGGTTCTTAAAGGTAGTAGCAGTGGTAATCATGTATCTCCATTGCTGTCAATTCAAGAAAAAGGTAGCCGAAATAAGCGAAAATTCTGTGCTGATCTGCCGTTAGGTGATCAAAATAAGATTATAACTACACCTCAAAGTGGATGTCCGAGTTATGAGTTTTGTGCTGAGAAGTTCGAAATCACCCCAGTCCATGGTCAAGCTAGTGCATGCGACTTGTGTAGTGTGAGCCAAGATCATTCCGGCGGATTGAAACTCGACCTGAGATTGTCTAGCACGTTAGGTTCTTCAGAGGTTGGGCCAAGTCGGGCTAAAGAGGAACTAGAGGCAAGTCGGGCTAAAGAGGAACTAGAGGCAGATGAATTCCAAGATGCAGATTGGAGTGATCTCACGGAATCTCAGCTAGAAGAACTTGTTTTAAGCAATTTGGATACAATATTCAAGAGTGCAATAAAGAAAATCGTTGCTTACGGTTACACAGAAGAAATTGCTACTAAGGCAGTCTTGAGATCAGGCCTTTGTTATGGTTGTAAAGACATGGTCTCAAATATAGTGGATAATACCTTAGCATTTCTAAGTAGTGGCCAAGATTATAATCCTTCAAGAGACCACTATTTCGAGGATCTCCAGCAGATGGAGAAGTATATATTAACGGAACTGGTTTGTGTTCTTCGAGAAGTCCGGCCTTTCTTCAGCACTGGGGATGCTATGTGGTGcttattgatttgtgatatgaATGTGTCGCATGCTTGTGCTATGGATGGTGATCCTTTGAGTGGTTTTGCTGGTGATGGAGGTTCTAATgggatttctttttcttcaaaccAACCCCAGTTGAAGCCTGAAGCCAAAACTTCTGAATTGAATCTTCCAAATCCGTGTAGACCAGTTCCATCCTTTCCTTGTTCTCATAGTTCTCCACCTGAGGTACCTTCTATGGGAATCAGCAACACAACAAAATCGAAGAATTCTGTTGTTCTAAGTGGTATAGTCTCGGAGAAAGAGGGAACAAACTCCACTGCTGATAGTGCAGATAAAACTTTCAGTGCGGTGGGAACCTCTCAGTTTTCAGCAATGGAAGAGAAGTTTGTGGCTTGTAGAAAGACTCACTCTACCAAGAGAGAATTTCTTCGGCAGAAGTCACTTCATCTGGAGAAAAACTACAAGACATATGGATCTAAAGGGTCATCGAGAGCTAAAATGAGCAGTTTGGGAGGTTTAGTCTTGGACAAGAAATTAAAATCTGTCTCCAATTCTTCTACTGTTAATATAAAAGGCGCATCTTTGAAAATTAAGGCAATGGGAGCCGATGTCTCTCAAGATAATGGGAGTCATCTTTTGGCTAATTTGGGCCCGTCTTCTTCTACATCATTTTGCTTAGATAATGATAGTAATATTTCTGCAGTGCCTAAGACCGATATAGCGACTATTTCTCCCCCAGTAAACATGCCACCTGAATTACTACCTATGAATAACCCACCTACAATATCAACTACTGATACTGAGCTTTCCCTTTCATTGCCTACCAAAAGCAATTCAATTGTAGTGCCTCCTGTTTCACATTTCAAGGTTGCTAATCCTAGCTATGTTGGGATGCCATTGGGTAATTCATTGGGGGATTGGGTCCCTCAGGATAATAAGGATGAGATGATTTTGAAGCTGGTACCGAGGGTGCGGGAACTGCAAAATCAGCTCCAAGACTGGACAGAGTGGACTAATCAAAAGGTTATGCAGGCCGCTCGTCGATTGAGTAAAGACAAAGTTGAACTTAAGACTTTGAGGCAAGAGAAAGAAGAAGTTGAACGGCTTaagaaagagaagttgagtttggaagaAAACACTAGGAAGAAGCTCGTCGAGATGGATGTTGCTTTGTCCAAGGCTAGCGGGCAGGTGGAACGCGCTAATGCTACTGTCCGCGGGCTTGACGTGGAAAATGCAGCACTATGGCAGGAAATGGAGGCTGCAAAATTACGTGCTGCAGAGTCGGCAGCTAGTTGTCAGGAGGTATCAAAGAGGGAGAAGAAAACTCTGATGAAAGTTCAGTCTTGGGAAAAGCAAAAAAACTTGTTCCAGGAAGAGCTCATGACCGAAAAGCGCAAGGTCACCCAACTTCTACATGAATTACAGCTGGCTAAAGTTATCCAAGAACAGTTTGAGGTATGTGTCTTCAGGAATGTATAAGTTTCAagcattttttatgttttgtctCTCATAGAAAACAGTAGTAATCCTTGATATACTTCATAAACTTCTATCAGTAACTTCTACAAGTTCTGTAAAAATGAGACTTGGTGAGGAAGGCATCCATTGTTTCATTAGACGGCTCAGATTTCCGAGAATCTACCTGATAAGATTTCATATTTTTTGGCATCTTACGTATTTTGAATGGTTAAAAAAAGTTTCCAAACCACTTGAAGCAGGAATGTTGATATAAAATCTTTTGCATGGACATCTCAGGGGGTCATGTATTTCGTGTTGGTTTGACATTTACATCATTTAAGTGCATCAAAGACTATTGGTATACGCTTGTGTATAACAATATCAGTTGTATGATTTCAACCCATAACTCTTGTATCAGTATTAAGGTATGCTACCAGTTCAATAAAAGCAGTCCAAATGGGTGCTTTTTTTTCTCTGTAATTATGGCTTTTTCTATGATAACTTTGTTCTCACTGAAAGTGGAAAACTATGACAGGTTAAATGGCAACAGGAACAGAAAGCAAAGGAAGAAGTAGTTACTCAGGCTAGTTTGGTAAGGAAGGAAAGAGAACAAATCGAGGCTTCAACAAAACTACAAGATGACATGATTAAGTCCAAAGCTGAAACCAGTTTGCAAAAATACAAAGAGGGTATTCAGAAACTTGAACAAGAAATTTCTCGATTGAGACTGAAGATGGACTCCTCAAAAATAGCTGCACTTCGGAGGGGCATTGATGGAAGCTATGTAAAATATATTAGCATGACTCAGAAGAAATCTCGAACCCCTTTTATCTCAGAAGTGGTGACAGATTTCCAGGACTTCTCCGGGGAGGGAGGTGTGAAACGTGAACGTGAATGCGTGATGTGTTTGTCGGAGGAGATGTCTGTGGTTTTTGTCCCCTGCGCGCATCAGGTTGTTTGCACTACGTGCAATGAGCTCCACAAGAAACAAGGGATGAAAGACTGTCCTTCCTGTCGGAGTCTCATCCAGCGCCGTATTCCTGTCCGGTATGCTCGGTCTTAACTTTAATATCAAAGTGAGTTGAGTGCTCTGAATAATGTTTGTGGGAACTTTTCCATTGAATAATGCATTTGAGTTGCAGTTTGAGTCCGAGACAATTTGCATTAAAAGTGCAAGATACTGCTTCAATTCAAGTTCATCCTTATTTTAAGTGATCATATAAATGCTTAATAACtcaaaatactattttaaaatataataatattaagaaatctttttatattcaaaattatatttttttttaaaattaaaggtgAATAAAGAAAATTATTACCGTCCTACTAGACTTTGTCACAGTTTGATTTTTGGtggtcaaaatttttaaacattgataaattattctttaaattttattatagataaaaatttgaaaaaaaattattataaaaactttaaataaaataaattttgaatgcatttttcaaaaaatttaattaaataaaatatttaaaataatcaagATAAAATATCAACTATGACATTTTTACATGATAGGGAGTCCTAAATAAAATTTCTGGTTGTGACCAGAATTTGCaaaatctttccttttttttttactgtAAACTCAGAtgaattttttactaaaaaaagcttttaaataacaaaaataattgtgGCTTTGCTAGTCTAAATAAACGGCCTTTCCTCTCATACCACATGCAATATACTATTTTAGATATCCAAAATCGACATTGAATCGCTTTGATTTGAAGCAATTTGACCGTACTAGCTATAATTCCCCTCAACCACCACTGCCCAAAATCCCAACTCTTGTGCGAATCCAAAAGTCTAGGTACCAGCCAATATCTCCGCCACCAACGCATTCCGTACATATCTATTCCATAGGCAAGTTGCACCAATTATCAGATTAGTGCTATTTCTAATTCCTTGTAGAAATCTGCTTCAAAATTTACTTGTACGAAAGGATTCGAGGGAGACCGCCACACCACCGTCTCCTCTGCCGCTTGTTCAACTCTTTCTCCGGTCAACAATTCCAACTCACGAACGTATCCCAAAATGAAGGTAACAGTTTCAGTCTTAGATCGCTGCTTTCCTTCATACACTAGTTTATTTCTTGAAAGCCAAATTGCCCAGATTGTGATTATGActattaatttttgtttgttaCCACTCCCAAAAAAATAATTGTCGAACTCAATTAGCCATACAGTCCTTTTTTTGGTTCACCCTCCAATTAATTCCAAGTTCTTGCGAAACCTGCAAGGCAAGTAGACAATCACAACTTGCATGTATATTAGTTTTAAAGTCCTCACCACACTTGAGGCAAATTGCATTCGTCCGTAATCTTCTTTGATACAGATTGGAATTCGTAAgcacaaaattatttataaattttcatactgtaatttttattttttctatgatTGTATCTGCCATAATTGTCTGTACATACTTCTGGTTTCTTGATCGATGGAACTGTAACTATCCTCCTGAGTCTTGGGAAATCCCCTGAGTAGGATCCTATACCCACTTTGCACCTTGTACTTACCGGGGCTCTCAGGATACCATCTCAGTCTATCTGTAATTCCCTGTTGCACCAGTTGTATATTGAGGATTCTCCTTGCCTCCTACTTTACTCTTATTATAGAGTTGTTATGGTATTTGTTGTCAAGTTcatgtatataaaatatttttttttgattaCCAAAGTTACAAAATGCTagctattagtaaatttttattttaattatccgattatgaaaagttacaaatgatcatccaactatttaattttgtcttttatgATCGCCATATGGTTAGTAGTGatagcttttaaaattgacataataacaactttaaccctcaacatttataaattatgccAATTTAGTCTTCATTCTAAAAAAATAACCCTCAACATtaacacattgtgtaatttggtcttttttgtaatttttttttgtgacactgagggttaattttaaaagaatgagaaaagatggaaattattatcttatatttttgggtgttttcatttttttgtatatttttaatcaaatttaactgataaatttaatttttttagttttttatataaaaaaaggtcacaaagaaaagtaaagctgaaaaaaaaaagacaatgtgtaaatgttgatgattattttttatagaatcaagacaaaattgacataatttataaatatcgagggctaaatttgttattatgtcaTTTTTATAAACTGCCACGGTTAGTTAGCTTGTGATTAAAAAAGACAATTAAATAATTggatgatcattttataattttttataattgagtaACGTTTTATAGCTATTAGTACGCACCATGtcaatcattttttatatttaatattatattggtTAAAAAAAGtagaaatattatatatatataagtaattcaaaaaaataaaaatattttaaaaattaaaaatgataaaaatataaatataaattttagaaagtaaaaataatataaaaagattgcaaagtttataaaaatgaaaaaaaaaagtttttaaattttagaaaagcttaaaatttttaagcatatattatagaaaatttgtaataaatttcatatttttttttgggtaaactacttAGTTGATGATTTAAAAGTGAGAGAtaattacattttggtcactcaatttttagtgtgcttttattttagttacttaaaGTGTTAAATCTCTAACGGCGGTTAACTGTACATGCCacatcatgtttacactttcattttggtcactcaaattTTAGgttgctttcattttggtcacccaaaaaatatttttttaagtattgattgtggtaaaaaaaatcaaggattaaagtgaaaattgatagaaactaaaataatacataaaatattgtcaaattgtacttatttatcctattgctgaaattctaaatttttttttaatattgaaattttaaatttcaaaacatcaaaataaattgaataaattgttgaaattttttatcCATTGATAATATCAACAagtttgttactataatattaaaattaattaatttaatatcattttacattttaaaattttattttatatttatagattatcATTAATgaaattaactcaaataactcatatttaataattgtttacaaaatttaaatttcctttaattatatAATCTCGAATCTTTCATATTAAgctaaaaataaaggataaatatttgcaattaattaaattaatgatttgttCTTCATTTGGGCAAAGAAGCAATgaaaaaattatgagttttgtttGGAATGgaagatataattaattaatttaattaattgaaggatttttctttattttttgcttAGCATGGAAGATTCAagattatataattaaaagaaatttgggtTTCGTAGACAATTATTAAAGAGAATAATTTTCAttgataatttttgaaaataattccaaaacatcaaaataaaattaaataaattgttaaaatattttaatccaTTGATAATGTTAACTGATTTGCTACTATAATTTTGaatcttaatatttaaaaaatatatatttcaaaacctaaatttaacattttaggcAATAGGATAAACAAATACaatttgataatttctatgtatTATTTTAGCTTATACtgcttttttacttttatttttttatttttttaccccaattaatacttaaaaagatattttttggTGACCAAAATGAAGTACAAACATGATATGACATGTACAATTTAACTATCGTTAGAGATTTAATTTTTGAATGACTAATGTaccgacgtaaaaattttagcttggtcgctaattgttgCGATTTATTAAATATGGAATCTCGGTTTTTATAAAAAAGGGGAGTCGCTACCGatcctttttctaggtgtgatcggacacctaataaatttattttttaaacaaaaaagaggctgagtttaggtctacgtcaaaatccagagaaaaagtagggttcgggagtcggttacgagagaggaaggtattagcaccctcgtgacgcccaaaattggtatcttataaacatgtgttgtcttgatttccaaaaatacgaattcaatgtaacatttaatcgtgatccaaccaaaacacgagaacttttaatttttatgcttttgagaaGGACATACTGTTTTAACATGAGTCACTTGATatccatccaacatagcgatggAATCGATGACATAGTGTttaaatcggtacgttgcctCACTTGTTGAAATAAATAACACGAATAAACACTTTAAAACAATGAACAAAGAGGTGATACATAAAAATATGCGGAGAACGAAAGATAATAGTTGGAAATACATTAGGGCGCTTAATACATACGATAATAATATTAAAGACAATGACAATGCACgcgatatattaaacgtaacAATAGTATCAAACGCAAAAAGAAACAATGAATATGCATATGTAATAACAATACTAAGAGTATGTACGTAATATAGGAATGAAAAAGGTTTACAAAACAATACTAATATGGgtacataatatatttaaaaataaacatatataacagacacatacaaataataatagtaaaaatagtaacaataaaaaGATACATGTACaccaaaaacatataataatattaaaatcacAAGTGACAATatggaaaataataaatataataacatacgaagataaaactatatatataaaatatgtatacaaGAATAGAATATATGTGCAAATATTAATGATAAATGTAGTAGGAATAaaacaaatgtaataataatatatacaatatggtaaaaaataaacatatacatataatagaatttaaaaacatatatgcATGGGATAATATGGAGATATGTACATAGagtaatatatacaaaaatataactaataatattgaaaatacatGTTCATAACATATAAAAtgtacatataatataatattaaaacatttacataatatatacacacataaatacaatgttaaaaacataataatattaataataatactaatattacataaagatatacttatatatatacattaaagatatatgcatatataataaaatacataaataatacgatatttaatatatatgtaatatgtaaaatagagataataatatacataatatataaaatacacatAACATATACGTACATAGCAAAATATATGCTATGGTTAATGATTATAATAGCAATggtattaaaacacaaaaaaaaagaacaatgtAACATAGCAAAAATACTGTATAtacaaatctataaaaatatacactattataacaataataataaatataataataatattgaaatacaaatACAATAAAGATATTGAAACAAAGTAATAAAATACCTATatgtaaaaatacatatatatacatatatactaaaacatatattgacaataataatgataataataataacattgaaATATAAAAGCAAGCATagcattaataatattaaaataaaatgaaataaacaaaaaaagctaaatacaaacacatatatatacgtatataataagagtatatattaatatataataataatagtataatattaataatataaaaataaaaagaatatttaataaagaaatgaaaattaatgaaaaaaggactaaaattaaactaaaaacaaagttgtgaggcaaatttgaaaataaaaggaaaggagagGGCTTATTTGAACACGCTAGAGACGTGAAGGGACCAAAACAGCAATATTACCCTCCCCTTAAAACGCAGCGCGTGGCAAAGGACCAGATCACAAAGCGCAGCAAATTGTGGGgttaaattggaaataaaataacttaattgtaAAATCATAAGAAAGCGGAGGGGTTGAAAGCGCAATTAGCCCCTCCaattaaaaaacacgcggatcctagcggGTAGGGTCGGGTCGACCCCATCCACggtgaaacggcgccgtttcagcACTGAACTCTAatgccaaaacggcaccgttttgaaaggctataaatagcccaaaattcgaaaaaaaaaacatttgagaggggagaaagaaaaaaaaagaagagagagggggAGAGAAAAGGGATCCGGCCAGGGGGGCGGTCACCGGTCCGGCCAGGAggtaaaatttaagattttttttttgttttttttttatatttttttataatattgtatatatatatttgagtgtattagagtatagaaaaaaaagaaaaaagaaaagccaataaaaagaagaagaaaacgatTCGGTAATAGGAAAGAAAATAGGTTTTTCACCTTTTTCCTTGATCTGTATTTTGATTTGAACAATATCCAATACTGAtcttgtaatgacccaaaattcacaggcaccggaaaaagtacattatcgggcctccgtcttagtaaatcgagttcgaaataattactagaaatatttatgagtctagcgatgtgtttaattaggtttaaattaggtgaatttagcttaatttagagtaattagtaaaaatgattaaattgaataaagggcaAAGGTTCAATTATAgatcaatagaaaataaaaaggaccaaactagcaattttaccaattagCATAGATGAGGCGGCATAAACTGTAAAAAAATCCAAGGCTTTTCTTAGATATTTGTTattgattgattaaattaaattataatatattattagcaactaaaacaaataaaagaaagaaaataaagtaaagaacaaagaaaagaaacagaataggcaaacgaaaagcaggggaaggaaagaaagaaagaagaaagaaaagaaaaagggagaattagggtttgaaggtttgaaagtttaataggtaagttaatttagccctttttacttaattttaatgttttaaaagctttagaacaaagttttgatgaaattaaattaatattttgaaagttattagaattctaaatattgttcatgttgaataaaaaaaatgaaataggggtttaattgaatgaaattcaagttaaaatAGATATAAGGATCGAAatgcaaagtaagctataagttttgtattttagggactaaattgaggaaaatttcggaattaagaaaatatgttgaaaatttaatagttaaaattgagtttaaatgaaatttgaatagacataaggtgtgaattggtgttataaatttggttattaacattttacatcaaaacagttttgaaaagtagcaatggtctgactttgaaaattcactaaaaattgtataaattgaactagaggatgaaaaaaatatgtaattaaatcttattgagtctagttttttatagtataaatattgtaagcaatgaattgatgaatcaagagatatttgaaattttgtaagacTGACTTGGGGTGATTTTGAGatgccctgttttaactttggaaaatcattataaattgtaaaaaaattattatggagtgtaatttatatgtgtgaactccttaatgaatctagtttcaaaataagtaaacaagaaccttattcgagttctgtacaatgaaataatttatttttagtagagagaggtcagaactgtcaaatgaaataacagtggagtatttaatgaataaactgtactaattggctagaccaaaaattctgaaaatcttATGgtgagaagatatatgagtctagttttaacgAAAAAttatggatattaatttgga encodes:
- the LOC107936598 gene encoding putative E3 ubiquitin-protein ligase RF298 isoform X1, which produces MASMVLKGSSSGNHVSPLLSIQEKGSRNKRKFCADLPLGDQNKIITTPQSGCPSYEFCAEKFEITPVHGQASACDLCSVSQDHSGGLKLDLRLSSTLGSSEVGPSRAKEELEASRAKEELEADEFQDADWSDLTESQLEELVLSNLDTIFKSAIKKIVAYGYTEEIATKAVLRSGLCYGCKDMVSNIVDNTLAFLSSGQDYNPSRDHYFEDLQQMEKYILTELVCVLREVRPFFSTGDAMWCLLICDMNVSHACAMDGDPLSGFAGDGGSNGISFSSNQPQLKPEAKTSELNLPNPCRPVPSFPCSHSSPPEVPSMGISNTTKSKNSVVLSGIVSEKEGTNSTADSADKTFSAVGTSQFSAMEEKFVACRKTHSTKREFLRQKSLHLEKNYKTYGSKGSSRAKMSSLGGLVLDKKLKSVSNSSTVNIKGASLKIKAMGADVSQDNGSHLLANLGPSSSTSFCLDNDSNISAVPKTDIATISPPVNMPPELLPMNNPPTISTTDTELSLSLPTKSNSIVVPPVSHFKVANPSYVGMPLGNSLGDWVPQDNKDEMILKLVPRVRELQNQLQDWTEWTNQKVMQAARRLSKDKVELKTLRQEKEEVERLKKEKLSLEENTRKKLVEMDVALSKASGQVERANATVRGLDVENAALWQEMEAAKLRAAESAASCQEVSKREKKTLMKVQSWEKQKNLFQEELMTEKRKVTQLLHELQLAKVIQEQFEVKWQQEQKAKEEVVTQASLVRKEREQIEASTKLQDDMIKSKAETSLQKYKEGIQKLEQEISRLRLKMDSSKIAALRRGIDGSYVKYISMTQKKSRTPFISEVVTDFQDFSGEGGVKRERECVMCLSEEMSVVFVPCAHQVVCTTCNELHKKQGMKDCPSCRSLIQRRIPVRYARS
- the LOC107936598 gene encoding putative E3 ubiquitin-protein ligase RF298 isoform X2 — protein: MASMVLKGSSSGNHVSPLLSIQEKGSRNKRKFCADLPLGDQNKIITTPQSGCPSYEFCAEKFEITPVHGQASACDLCSVSQDHSGGLKLDLRLSSTLGSSEVGPSRAKEELEASRAKEELEADEFQDADWSDLTESQLEELVLSNLDTIFKSAIKKIVAYGYTEEIATKAVLRSGLCYGCKDMVSNIVDNTLAFLSSGQDYNPSRDHYFEDLQQMEKYILTELVCVLREVRPFFSTGDAMWCLLICDMNVSHACAMDGDPLSGFAGDGGSNGISFSSNQPQLKPEAKTSELNLPNPCRPVPSFPCSHSSPPEVPSMGISNTTKSKNSVVLSGIVSEKEGTNSTADSADKTFSAVGTSQFSAMEEKFVACRKTHSTKREFLRQKSLHLEKNYKTYGSKGSSRAKMSSLGGLVLDKKLKSVSNSSTVNIKGASLKIKAMGADVSQDNGSHLLANLGPSSSTSFCLDNDSNISAVPKTDIATISPPVNMPPELLPMNNPPTISTTDTELSLSLPTKSNSIVVPPVSHFKVANPSYVGMPLGNSLGDWVPQDNKDEMILKLVPRVRELQNQLQDWTEWTNQKVMQAARRLSKDKVELKTLRQEKEEVERLKKEKLSLEENTRKKLVEMDVALSKASGQVERANATVRGLDVENAALWQEMEAAKLRAAESAASCQEVSKREKKTLMKVQSWEKQKNLFQEELMTEKRKVTQLLHELQLAKVIQEQFEGVMYFVLV